CCGCTTTCCTGTCCTGCCGCGATCCTTATTGTCTCAAGGGCCGCGCGCTCCTGTCTGGCGGCGCGCCGTCTGCATGGAGGGCGATTCATCGAGCACGAGATACACATCTGACGCAGCCGGCTTATAGGCGATCCGGTATGAAATGGGATCGAGAAGCCATATTCCGCCGATCAGGAAGGCCAATGAGCGCGGTACGGCACCGCGCATGTGGTGAAACACGGCATAGGCGGAAAACCCGAGGCAGATCACCAGAAGCGGGATCACGACGAGCCATGGTAGGAGCGGGGAGAAAGAAAGCGTCGTCATGGCTGAAGCCGTTTAAGCAGAGCCGGGACTTTCATCTGATCCTGCTTATAATTGCCGGTCAGGGCGTAGATGATGATGTTGACGCCAAAACGTTCCGCAAGGGTGCGCTGGCGATCATGACCGGGGATGACGGCATAAGGGTGATTGCCCTGATCATCTACCGCCCAGGCTCGCGCCCAGTCAGCCTGCCCGATGATGACCGGGCTGACACTGTCATTATTCGGGTCGGCATTCCTCGCCACCCAGACGGCCCTCCCCGCATAACGTCCGGGAAAGCTGCGCAGAATGTAGAAACAGTGGGCAAGAATATGCCGCTCATCCAGTTTCGCCAAAGCGGGGAGGTGAATGCCGCGCGTGACCTCAGCAAGGTGGCGCTGCCCTGCTGAAGCGTCATCATCATCTTCCCCCGCATCAACCGTGTCGATCAGAAGCATGCCCCCATGGGCGATGAAGTTCTCAAGCGCTGCATTGCGTTTGGCCTCGAATGTTGTCTGCGCGTCAATGGGCCAATA
This DNA window, taken from Acetobacteraceae bacterium, encodes the following:
- a CDS encoding DUF4159 domain-containing protein, with amino-acid sequence MLANIVLRARHLGLMIFGVVIFLGCSPLPTVTVAHATSVAEAACATRLAYILTGQETLDAVSRQGMKGIFDYASDRTSAKLAAPDGVRPGQDDLAPYPLLYWPIDAQTTFEAKRNAALENFIAHGGMLLIDTVDAGEDDDDASAGQRHLAEVTRGIHLPALAKLDERHILAHCFYILRSFPGRYAGRAVWVARNADPNNDSVSPVIIGQADWARAWAVDDQGNHPYAVIPGHDRQRTLAERFGVNIIIYALTGNYKQDQMKVPALLKRLQP